The following coding sequences are from one Nonlabens arenilitoris window:
- a CDS encoding glutamine synthetase III, with protein MSTLRFNALKETLNRQPIEVNEPKRRSEIFGKNVFNKHAMRQHLTKQAYKSVIDAMENGTKISREVADHISTGMKEWSIQNGATHYTHWFQPLTGGTAEKHDAFFELEMDGEVIEKFGGGQLVQQEPDASSFPNGGIRNTFEARGYTAWDPTSPAFIMGTTLCIPTVFIAYTGEALDNKTPLLRSLQVVDQAATDVCKYFDKNVSKVIATLGWEQEYFLIDAALADSRPDLQLAGRTLLGHSSAKGQQLDDHYFGSIPSRVLNYMRDMETECMLLGIPVKTRHNEVAPNQFELAPIFEEANLAVDHNSLLMDVMRKVASRHNFKVLFHEKPFAGVNGSGKHNNWSLATNTGVNLLSPGSTPMKNLQFLTFFVNTIKAVHDNEELIRATIASASNDHRLGANEAPPAIISVFIGSQLTKVLDELEKVTDGKLSPEEKTDLKLNVVGKIPEVILDNTDRNRTSPFAFTGNKFELRAVGSTANCANPMTVLNAIVAQQLIEFKSEVDALIKDKKLKKDEAIFNVLREYIKQSKKIRFEGDGYGEAWEKEAKKRGLSNNKTTPTALKAKVSKKTIKLFEDLNIMSKIETESRYEIEVEEYAMRIQIEGRILGDIARNHVIPTAVKYQNRLIENVVGLKEIYGKEFKKVAKEQMILIEEISEHIEKINKGITEMTEARKKANNAKSAEDTAAQYCDKVKPYFDVIRYSCDKLELLVDDELWPLTKYRELLFTR; from the coding sequence ATGTCTACATTAAGATTTAACGCTTTAAAAGAAACACTCAATCGCCAGCCTATTGAAGTGAATGAACCAAAACGTCGTAGTGAAATATTCGGTAAGAATGTTTTCAATAAACACGCGATGCGTCAGCATTTGACGAAGCAAGCCTATAAAAGTGTCATAGATGCTATGGAAAACGGCACAAAAATAAGTCGTGAAGTAGCAGATCATATTTCAACAGGTATGAAAGAATGGTCTATTCAAAATGGCGCAACACACTACACGCACTGGTTTCAACCTCTTACCGGTGGAACTGCAGAGAAACATGATGCTTTCTTTGAACTAGAAATGGATGGTGAAGTGATTGAGAAATTTGGTGGTGGACAATTAGTTCAACAAGAGCCAGATGCCTCTTCTTTCCCTAATGGTGGAATAAGAAACACCTTTGAAGCTCGTGGATACACTGCTTGGGATCCTACATCTCCAGCTTTTATAATGGGAACTACCTTATGTATTCCTACTGTATTTATCGCTTACACAGGAGAAGCCCTAGATAATAAAACTCCACTTTTAAGATCATTACAAGTTGTAGATCAAGCAGCAACTGATGTTTGTAAATATTTTGACAAAAACGTTTCTAAAGTAATCGCAACTTTAGGATGGGAACAAGAATACTTTTTAATAGACGCTGCACTTGCTGACTCACGTCCAGATTTACAACTAGCTGGTCGTACATTATTAGGTCACTCATCTGCTAAAGGACAACAACTAGATGATCATTACTTTGGATCTATACCTTCTAGAGTATTAAATTATATGCGTGACATGGAAACAGAATGTATGCTATTAGGTATACCTGTTAAAACACGTCATAATGAGGTGGCTCCTAATCAGTTTGAGCTTGCTCCTATTTTTGAAGAAGCAAACCTTGCGGTAGATCATAACTCTTTATTAATGGATGTGATGCGCAAAGTCGCTTCACGTCACAACTTTAAAGTATTATTCCACGAGAAGCCATTTGCAGGAGTAAATGGTTCTGGAAAACACAATAACTGGTCTCTAGCTACTAATACTGGTGTGAATCTATTATCACCAGGTAGCACACCTATGAAGAATTTACAATTCTTAACATTCTTTGTAAATACAATTAAAGCCGTACATGATAATGAAGAATTAATTAGAGCTACCATCGCTAGTGCATCTAACGACCACCGTCTAGGAGCAAATGAAGCGCCACCGGCTATTATTTCTGTATTCATCGGTTCGCAATTAACTAAAGTTCTTGACGAACTTGAAAAAGTAACTGATGGAAAACTTTCTCCAGAAGAGAAGACAGACCTTAAACTTAATGTTGTTGGTAAAATTCCAGAAGTCATTTTAGATAATACAGACCGTAACCGCACATCACCATTTGCGTTTACAGGAAATAAATTTGAATTACGTGCCGTAGGTTCTACAGCAAATTGTGCAAACCCAATGACGGTTTTAAACGCGATTGTTGCACAACAATTAATTGAGTTCAAATCAGAAGTAGATGCTTTAATTAAAGACAAAAAGCTTAAGAAGGACGAAGCTATCTTTAATGTATTACGTGAGTACATCAAGCAATCTAAAAAGATACGTTTTGAAGGTGATGGATATGGAGAAGCATGGGAAAAAGAAGCTAAAAAACGTGGCTTAAGTAATAATAAAACTACGCCTACAGCTCTTAAAGCAAAAGTTTCTAAGAAAACTATAAAGCTTTTTGAAGACTTAAACATCATGAGTAAGATCGAGACAGAATCTCGTTATGAAATTGAAGTTGAAGAATATGCAATGCGCATCCAGATTGAAGGACGCATTCTAGGTGACATCGCACGTAATCATGTGATTCCTACAGCAGTTAAATATCAAAACAGATTGATAGAAAACGTAGTAGGATTAAAAGAAATCTACGGTAAAGAATTCAAGAAAGTAGCAAAAGAGCAAATGATTCTTATTGAAGAAATCTCAGAGCATATTGAGAAGATCAATAAAGGAATTACAGAAATGACTGAGGCTCGTAAAAAAGCAAACAACGCAAAGAGTGCTGAAGATACTGCAGCTCAATACTGTGATAAAGTAAAGCCTTACTTTGACGTGATCCGTTATAGCTGTGATAAACTAGAATTATTAGTAGACGATGAATTATGGCCACTTACAAAGTACCGTGAATTATTATTTACACGTTAG
- a CDS encoding calcium/sodium antiporter: MSIFYLIIGLVLLVIGGEFLVRSSVGLSLKLNLSRMIIGLTVVSFATSAPELIVSIQSALDGFSGLALGNVIGSNIANIALVLGATALIAPLAIDKDFFKFNWPWMMAFSILLYVLLLSDNNLVRWEGGVLVASIVVFLVLLIRRARKNPEAVDVEEELQEAKWWKIIMFLILGGIALWKGSEWLVEGAVDIAASLGIPESIIAVSMVAIGTSVPELAASIIAALKKEKAISLGNLIGSNIFNIGSVLGITALIQPIQIEEKGMGLLNNDIFWMLGIAFALLPLAFLPKAYNISRYKGILYLASYVLFLYLAFATLI; this comes from the coding sequence ATGAGTATTTTCTACTTAATTATAGGTTTAGTCTTATTAGTCATAGGTGGTGAGTTTCTCGTACGATCATCAGTAGGGCTTTCTTTAAAACTCAATCTGTCCCGTATGATTATAGGACTTACAGTAGTTTCTTTTGCTACTAGCGCACCAGAACTTATTGTAAGTATACAGTCTGCACTAGATGGTTTTTCAGGATTAGCCTTAGGTAATGTTATAGGATCAAATATCGCAAATATCGCTTTAGTACTAGGAGCGACAGCTCTTATTGCTCCTCTAGCTATTGATAAAGATTTTTTTAAATTCAACTGGCCATGGATGATGGCATTTAGCATTCTATTATATGTATTACTACTTTCTGATAATAACCTAGTGCGATGGGAAGGTGGCGTTTTAGTAGCTAGTATTGTTGTATTTCTTGTATTGCTTATAAGAAGAGCTCGTAAAAACCCAGAAGCTGTAGATGTAGAAGAAGAACTTCAAGAAGCTAAATGGTGGAAAATCATTATGTTTCTTATACTAGGTGGTATTGCATTATGGAAAGGAAGTGAATGGCTTGTGGAAGGTGCAGTAGATATTGCAGCAAGTTTAGGTATTCCCGAAAGTATTATTGCGGTATCTATGGTCGCCATAGGAACATCTGTACCAGAACTTGCGGCTTCCATAATCGCTGCTTTGAAAAAAGAAAAAGCCATTTCTCTAGGAAACCTTATAGGGTCAAACATATTCAACATAGGTTCTGTTCTAGGAATTACAGCATTAATTCAACCTATCCAAATTGAAGAAAAAGGAATGGGATTATTAAATAATGATATCTTTTGGATGCTGGGAATAGCATTTGCACTATTACCACTCGCCTTTTTACCCAAGGCATATAATATTTCAAGATATAAAGGAATTCTTTACTTAGCATCATACGTACTATTCCTTTACTTAGCATTTGCAACCCTAATCTAA
- a CDS encoding SUMF1/EgtB/PvdO family nonheme iron enzyme has protein sequence MSLFKKSIFPLFLLFVLVISCGPKPSNNDDIAIELEDTSIPPGTIKLTDNLYIDRVPVTNLMYSEFLDHLGNYWSEKKHEKMKTYPSYGLEADSVFQPYSGSTRLMIGATLDPKLMVTPKLTLGNYTSHPYYQWHPVVQVSQEKAELFCKWRTDMVNAVYGIRSKNENQRSQYPTKVLYRLPTEKEMIAAQNLLDKKLKLLTYQDEIYSYAGDFYKFRRIQDDYHMAIFEMRELSKNGPYLPIYKSLSYYETSELNTGFRCICEVTP, from the coding sequence ATGAGTTTATTTAAAAAATCGATTTTTCCTCTGTTCCTTTTATTTGTTTTAGTAATCAGCTGTGGACCCAAACCTAGCAATAATGATGATATAGCGATTGAATTAGAGGACACATCAATTCCTCCAGGAACTATCAAACTTACTGATAACTTGTATATCGATAGAGTTCCTGTCACTAATCTTATGTATTCTGAATTTTTAGACCATTTAGGTAATTACTGGTCAGAGAAAAAACATGAAAAAATGAAAACCTATCCATCTTACGGATTAGAGGCTGATTCTGTTTTCCAACCCTATAGCGGTAGTACTAGATTAATGATAGGAGCTACTTTAGACCCTAAATTGATGGTCACACCTAAACTAACATTGGGTAACTATACAAGTCATCCATATTACCAATGGCATCCCGTAGTGCAAGTGTCACAAGAAAAAGCTGAGCTATTTTGTAAATGGCGTACTGATATGGTAAATGCAGTTTATGGGATACGTAGTAAAAATGAAAATCAAAGATCGCAATATCCAACTAAGGTTTTATACCGTTTACCTACTGAAAAAGAAATGATTGCAGCTCAAAACTTGCTAGATAAAAAACTAAAGCTTCTTACATACCAAGATGAGATATATAGCTATGCTGGTGATTTCTATAAATTCAGAAGGATTCAAGATGATTATCACATGGCCATATTTGAAATGAGAGAGCTTTCTAAAAATGGCCCGTACTTGCCTATTTATAAATCTTTATCATATTATGAAACCAGTGAACTTAACACTGGATTCCGTTGCATTTGTGAGGTAACTCCATAA
- the fsa gene encoding fructose-6-phosphate aldolase, which produces MKFFIDTANLDQIAEAQSMGVLDGVTTNPSLMAKEGITGSENILNHYKKICDIVDGHVSAEVISTDFDGMVKEGEALAAMNDQIVVKLPMIKDGVRACKYFSDKGIKTNVTLVFSPGQALLAAKAGATYVSPFIGRLDDISTDGLNLIAEIRMIYDNYGFETEILAASVRHTMHVIDCAKLGADVMTGPLSSIEGLLKHPLTDIGLAKFLADYNKGN; this is translated from the coding sequence ATGAAATTTTTTATTGACACTGCAAATCTAGATCAAATCGCCGAAGCCCAATCAATGGGTGTTCTAGATGGAGTAACTACTAATCCTTCTCTTATGGCTAAAGAAGGTATAACAGGTAGCGAGAATATTTTAAATCATTATAAAAAAATATGTGATATAGTTGATGGGCATGTAAGTGCTGAGGTTATTTCAACAGATTTTGATGGAATGGTAAAAGAAGGAGAAGCGCTAGCAGCTATGAACGATCAGATAGTAGTAAAACTACCTATGATTAAAGATGGTGTAAGAGCTTGTAAGTATTTTAGTGATAAAGGTATTAAGACTAATGTTACTTTGGTTTTTAGCCCAGGACAAGCATTGCTTGCAGCAAAAGCTGGAGCCACTTATGTATCACCATTTATAGGTAGATTAGACGATATATCTACAGATGGTTTGAACCTAATTGCAGAAATCAGAATGATTTATGATAACTATGGTTTTGAAACAGAAATTCTTGCAGCATCTGTAAGACATACCATGCATGTAATTGACTGTGCAAAATTAGGAGCAGACGTTATGACAGGACCATTAAGTTCTATTGAAGGATTGTTAAAACACCCATTAACAGATATTGGTCTTGCAAAATTCTTGGCAGATTATAATAAAGGAAACTAA
- a CDS encoding TlpA family protein disulfide reductase, with amino-acid sequence MTLYSLLSRKRNYLLISSLITGVILLSTSCKEDNSNAATYISGKIINPHKDFVTLKDFNGLIDTIPLAADGSFSKSYLSLKPGLYTFAHPGEYQSVFLSPGDSTILRLNTKAFDETLAFSGTHSKENNYLINLFVQIEKDDREFLNNYKLSHSDFKKVLDSITEARLLHLETIAKEHSFDPDFLCHADKVIKFSMWSKIERFPFVHYGKNDFLDSKELPASFYSYRKEFDLDDKSLLNNIAFRPYVNSLISNLAFTSLAEELGSGVLVNRSSLKYQKKRLAVIDSLFTRGIIKDIFASNITQHFIMNRKNANEINELVDVFTHMTDDAELKNRITTTASTYIKLDPGNEMPNIKIQNTLKDKMELSDRVKRLSVLFFWSDDEREYAIRVHDKIKDLRLKYPEIDFIGINLDDSEGNQWEEAYERYNFNPQMEYQILNTSPVTAQLALRNDNRSMVIDKNLTIIDPSINLFHYQIETTLLGYINR; translated from the coding sequence ATGACACTTTATAGTTTGCTTTCGCGAAAGCGTAATTATCTTCTTATCAGCTCCTTAATAACTGGAGTGATATTACTATCTACGTCGTGTAAAGAGGATAATTCTAATGCAGCTACTTATATATCAGGTAAAATTATTAATCCACATAAGGACTTTGTAACTTTAAAAGACTTCAACGGCTTAATAGATACCATACCTCTCGCAGCTGATGGATCCTTTTCAAAGTCTTACCTTTCATTAAAACCTGGGTTATATACTTTTGCACATCCAGGAGAATATCAATCAGTCTTTTTATCACCAGGTGATAGTACAATATTGAGATTAAACACCAAGGCATTTGATGAAACACTTGCTTTTTCTGGAACTCATTCCAAGGAAAATAATTATTTGATTAATCTTTTTGTACAAATTGAAAAGGATGATCGTGAGTTTTTAAATAATTATAAATTATCACATTCTGATTTTAAAAAGGTACTAGACAGCATTACTGAGGCTAGATTACTACATCTAGAAACTATTGCAAAAGAGCACTCTTTTGATCCTGACTTTTTATGCCATGCAGATAAGGTTATCAAATTTTCTATGTGGTCTAAAATAGAACGTTTCCCTTTTGTACATTACGGTAAAAATGATTTTTTAGACAGTAAAGAGTTACCTGCGTCTTTTTACTCCTATAGAAAAGAGTTTGATCTAGATGACAAGTCATTACTTAATAATATTGCTTTTAGACCTTATGTGAACTCACTTATTTCTAATCTAGCATTTACTAGTCTAGCAGAAGAACTAGGCTCAGGTGTTTTAGTAAACCGTTCTAGTTTAAAGTATCAAAAGAAGAGACTAGCCGTTATTGATAGTTTATTTACTCGCGGCATTATAAAAGATATTTTTGCTTCTAACATCACGCAGCATTTTATTATGAATCGTAAAAACGCTAATGAGATTAATGAGTTAGTAGATGTTTTTACACATATGACCGACGATGCTGAATTAAAAAACCGAATTACTACTACCGCATCTACCTACATTAAATTAGATCCTGGTAATGAAATGCCCAACATCAAAATCCAAAACACTCTTAAAGATAAAATGGAATTATCTGACCGTGTTAAGAGACTGAGTGTATTATTTTTCTGGTCTGATGATGAGCGTGAATATGCAATAAGAGTGCACGATAAAATAAAAGACCTAAGGCTTAAGTATCCTGAAATTGACTTTATAGGTATTAATCTTGATGATTCTGAAGGTAATCAATGGGAAGAAGCTTATGAGAGGTACAACTTTAATCCTCAAATGGAATATCAAATTTTAAACACCTCACCGGTCACGGCGCAACTAGCATTGCGCAATGATAACCGCAGTATGGTTATTGATAAAAATCTTACCATTATAGATCCTAGTATTAATCTATTTCATTATCAAATAGAAACTACTTTACTGGGATATATCAATAGATAA
- a CDS encoding ABC-F family ATP-binding cassette domain-containing protein, with translation MLSVSNLSVQFGKRILFDEVNAKFGGSNCYGIIGANGAGKSTFLKILTGQMEPTSGHVSLEAGKRMSVLEQNHNAYDDATVLDTVLQGNKPLYDLKKEIDALYADYTDENAERIGELQVQFEEMDGWNADSAAASLLSNLGIGEEYHYTLMGDMDNKLKVRVLLTQALFGNPDVLIMDEPTNDLDYETISWLEHFLANYENTVIVVSHDRHFLDAVCTHIADIDFGKVNQYSGNYTFWYESSQLAARQKAQANKKAEEKKKELQEFIARFSANVAKSKQATSRKKMIDKLNIEEIKPSSRRYPAIIFEREREAGDQILNVEKLAASIDGEVLFKDVNINLAKGDKVVVFSRDSRATTAFYEIINDKMKADSGSYMWGITTIQSYLPVDNAEFFDVDLNLVDWLRQYAQTEEEREEVHLRGFLGKMIFSGEEALKSAKVLSGGEKVRCMLSRMMMKRANVLIVDEPTNHLDLESIQALNNSLKNFKGTVMLTTHDHEFAQTVGNRVIELTPNGVIDRYTTFEEYMDDKAIKELRNKMYNS, from the coding sequence ATGTTATCAGTTTCTAATTTATCTGTTCAATTTGGTAAACGCATCCTTTTTGATGAGGTTAACGCAAAATTTGGTGGTAGTAATTGTTATGGAATTATAGGTGCAAATGGTGCTGGAAAATCTACTTTTTTAAAGATTTTAACAGGCCAGATGGAACCTACAAGTGGTCATGTCTCGTTAGAGGCAGGAAAACGCATGTCTGTTCTAGAACAAAATCATAATGCTTATGATGATGCTACTGTTCTAGATACGGTACTGCAAGGTAATAAGCCTTTATATGATTTAAAGAAAGAAATCGATGCGCTCTATGCAGATTATACAGATGAGAATGCAGAAAGGATAGGTGAGCTTCAAGTACAATTTGAAGAAATGGATGGGTGGAATGCAGACAGTGCGGCAGCATCTTTACTATCTAATCTAGGTATAGGAGAAGAGTACCATTATACATTGATGGGTGATATGGATAATAAACTTAAAGTACGTGTGTTACTGACACAAGCTCTTTTTGGAAATCCAGATGTACTTATTATGGATGAGCCTACTAACGACCTGGATTATGAAACTATCTCGTGGCTAGAGCATTTTCTTGCTAATTATGAGAACACGGTAATAGTAGTATCACATGACCGTCACTTTTTAGATGCTGTATGTACGCATATCGCTGATATTGATTTTGGTAAAGTAAATCAATATAGTGGTAATTATACTTTCTGGTATGAGTCTTCTCAACTGGCTGCACGTCAAAAAGCGCAGGCAAATAAAAAAGCAGAAGAAAAGAAGAAAGAATTACAAGAATTTATCGCAAGATTTAGTGCAAACGTTGCTAAATCTAAACAAGCAACATCTCGTAAGAAGATGATTGATAAATTAAATATTGAAGAGATTAAACCTTCATCACGTCGTTACCCTGCAATTATTTTTGAAAGAGAAAGAGAAGCCGGTGATCAAATATTGAATGTAGAAAAACTAGCAGCTTCTATAGATGGTGAGGTTTTATTTAAAGATGTAAATATAAACCTTGCAAAAGGTGATAAGGTGGTAGTGTTTTCTCGAGATAGTCGTGCTACAACAGCGTTTTATGAAATCATCAACGATAAAATGAAAGCAGACTCTGGTTCATACATGTGGGGAATCACAACAATTCAGAGTTACTTACCTGTTGATAATGCTGAGTTTTTTGACGTTGATTTAAACTTAGTAGATTGGTTAAGGCAATATGCTCAAACAGAAGAAGAGCGTGAAGAAGTTCATTTACGAGGATTTTTAGGTAAGATGATTTTTTCTGGAGAAGAGGCGTTAAAAAGTGCTAAAGTACTTTCTGGAGGAGAAAAAGTAAGATGTATGTTATCTCGCATGATGATGAAGAGAGCAAACGTACTAATAGTAGATGAACCTACAAACCACCTTGACCTAGAGTCCATACAGGCATTGAATAATAGTTTAAAAAACTTTAAAGGGACAGTGATGCTTACGACACATGATCACGAGTTTGCACAAACGGTAGGTAATCGTGTTATTGAATTAACACCTAATGGAGTTATCGATCGCTACACGACCTTTGAAGAATATATGGATGATAAAGCGATTAAAGAATTAAGAAATAAGATGTACAATTCTTAA